ATCTGGCTTTCTTTGTCGCGGACTCTTAACCGTGGCTAACTTAGCCTTGATCGTTTTGAGATTTGGCAGTCAACGTCACAGCTTTTGGCGTTGGACGTGTGTTTGTGTGATGCTTTTGCGTAAAATGCCTTTCACGAAAATGTGTTAAAAAGTCATTGTTAAACAATAAGCTACGAAGCTAACAAACGCCTCAAGAGGGACTGTCAACGCGCGGCGTTTCCAGTCCCATTGAGCCGCGGTGGTTACGGTTGTTGTGTTTGAGTTTAGTGCAATGCGTTGCCAGCCCCTTAGGCGGGCGTTAGCTTCTTAAAGGCTAAAATCATCAAAATCCAAACTTCTTGTTCTGAAAAATCAGCTTTTAGTGTTCAAATTGCACAATTTGGCATTTGAATTTTGCTAGATGCTGATTTGGTGGAAAGTGTTGGAAGTTCCGCGGTTTCAAAGCCGCTGAAAGCCAACAAGTCTCGATGCTTCAATGTTGTTGGATGTTCAACACTGGCAGCTTGGTTTCACAAAAAGCAGCATCGTCGCTGAAATCGTGCTTCTTTGTCGGAAATGCGGTAAGTGGCCAACTTAACCTTGAACGCTGCAAGTTTTGGCAGCTCACTTCACAGCTTTTGGCGTTGGACGTGTGTTTGAGTGATGCTTTTGCGTAAAATGCATTTCAAGCAAATGTGTTTAAAAAGTCATAGTTAAACAATGGGCTACGAAGCTAACAAACGCCTCAAGAGGGACTGTCAACGCGTAGCGTTTCCAGTCCCATTGAGCCGCGGTGGTTTTGGTTGTTGTGTTTGAGTTTAGTGGTAGTGCGTTGCCAGCCCCTTAGGCGGGCGTTAACTGGCAAAATGGAAATGCCAAAAGCATCTGAGCAAAAGGAGTTTGCAAATGTTTCGTTGTGGGCAATGCCGTCATTTCGAAAGAGCTAAAAATAATCTCAAGGATCTTTGTGGTGCTTGGGAACAACCTACGACTGCAACGCGTGAAGCTTGTGGATTTTTCATGCTCAGAAAACCAGCCCGAGATGTGAAAACACCAAACGAAGAGTAGAGTAATCTTCTTTGTTTTGGTTAAAAGTGCAGTGAAAATCATAAGCACTGGCCAGTTAACAAACGCCTCAAGCGGGACTGTCAACGCGCGGCGTTTCCAGTCCCATTGAGCCGCGGTGGTTTCGGTTGTTGTGTTTGAGTTTAGTGGTAATGCGTTGCCAGCCCCTTAGGCGGGCGTTAGCTCTCTTTCAAAGTTCATCGTGGAGTCCAAAAAACTAAGCTGGATTTGAAATTTTTTTAGCGATATTTCAGGAGATAGTATGAGCACAAGGTTTTGTGAAAAGTGTGGGAAGAACACTGAACATAAAGAAGTGATGAAGCAAAAGCCATCAAAGTACGGTAAGTCCAAAAGAGAGCAGTTCAAAGCATTTCTAGATGGATTTTTTAGTAGTTCGGCAGCCTCTTTACCTGGTGGCATTTCGTTAGAATTAACAGATAGATATGTTGTTTGTGCTATTTGTGGCAGCGCAACTTTAGAAAATCATGGTGAACAATTTCAGTAACTTATTCGCTAAGCAGAGAGCTAACAAACGCCTCAAGAGGGACTGTCAACGCGCGGCGTTTCCAGTCCCAATAGGCTGCGGTGGTTACGGCTGTTGTGTTTGAGTTTAGTGTTATGCGTTGCCAGCCCCTTAGGCGGGCGTTATGCTTAATCCATTAAAATCAAGTGTTTGTGGTTTTCGTTCCCTTTGGCATTTTGTTCAGGTTTTGTCGGCAATTCAATATTGTTCGTCGCTGCCTAACGAAGCGGCAATGTTTCTGGCGCTGTAACTTCTGAGTGATTGCCTCATTGGGTTGTTGAGTCTGCGCGAGGTGAGTTTGGCTCTCTCAAGTCGCTTTGAGCCGTTTGGTGCCTTTACTTATAGGCTGAAAGTCTGTCGGCAATTGAGCATTGTTTTGCGCTGCCTAATGAAACAGCAATGTGTCTGTCGCTTTAAGTTTCAGCATCATTGCCTCATTGAGTTATTGTGCTCATGCGTGGTGAGTAAGTTTGTCGGAGAGAGTTTCTACATTGGCTGATTTGTAGGATGAAACTCTGCATTGGTCAGTTCATAAGT
This genomic window from Vibrio metoecus contains:
- a CDS encoding DUF645 family protein, whose amino-acid sequence is MFNTGSLVSQKAASSLKSCFFVGNAVSGQLNLERCKFWQLTSQLLALDVCLSDAFA
- a CDS encoding DUF3709 domain-containing protein; the encoded protein is MLSLREVSLALSSRFEPFGAFTYRLKVCRQLSIVLRCLMKQQCVCRFKFQHHCLIELLCSCVVSKFVGESFYIG